The window TATGACGCGGAGAAGCCGACCACGCTGCGCGACTACGTCGCGCGGATGAAGGACGGCCAGGACACCATCTACTACCTGACCGGCGAGAACCGGGCGATGGTGGAGAACTCCCCGCACATGGAGGCCTTCACCGCCAAGGGCTACGAGGTCCTGATCCTCACCGACCCCGTCGACGAGGTCTGGACCGACCAGATCCCCGCCTTCGACGGCCACCGCTTCCAGTCCGTCGCCAAGGGCCAGGTCGACCTCGATGACAACGCCGACGGGGAAGGCAGTGACGAGGCGAAGGCGGAGAAGGCGCAGCGCGAAGAGGACTTCGCCGCCCTCCTCGCCTGGCTCCAGGCCACGCTGGCCGAGCACGTCAAGCAGGTCCGACTCTCCACCCGCCTGACCACCTCCGCCGCCTGCCTGGTCGGCGACGCCCACGACCTGACCCCCACCCTGGAGAAGATGTACCGGGCCATGGGCCAGGAACTTCCCCAGGTCAAGCGCATCCTCGAACTCAACCCCAGCCACCCCCTCATCACCGCCCTGCACCAGGCCCACCAGGCCGGAGCGGACAACCCGGCTCTGGCCGAAACCGCCGAACTCGTCCACGGCAGCGCCCTGCTCGCCGAAGGCGGAGACCTGCCCGACCCGGCCCGCTTCACACGCCTGCTGGCCGACCGCCTCACCCACGCCCTGTAGCCCCCGCCGGGGCGCGGCCCGCCGGTCAATCGACCAGTCCGGCCGGCCGCGCCCCGCACCGCGCTCGGCCGTCCCCGCCCGGCGCGCGCCGCCGGGAAGGGCCTTGGGGCGCTGCCGCGGCCGGGCACACCGAGGACGCGGACCGCATCGCCTCACGCAGACGGCCCCCCGTCGACCTGCTGCTGGACCGCTCCCGCGTGCCTGCCGCAGAGGTCCAGGCCGGCCGGGTCACCGTCGTCGGGCTCTCCTACCGGCTCGCCGACGGCACCGCCCACCTGGTCACCAGCCTGGCAGGAGTCACTCTGCCTGGGGGGCCGGATGGGCGGGGGCGTGGAGGGAATCGCGCAGGGCCTACAGGTCGGCGATGGAGTCCGGTTCGGCGAAGCGGGCCAGTAGCCGGCGGATGGTTCGCCGCCGCCGCGGACAGCTTCGATGATCGCCTCGACGAGGGCAGCCTGCCCGTCCCGGGCGGTCTGCGGTGCTCCGGGTGCCAGGCCCTCCGCTCCCGCCCCCTGCGCGCTACTGCTTGTTCGTCGGCAGGGCGTGGCGGCGGCTCGGGGGGTGCCGCCGCCACGCACCGGAAGAGTACCTCACTCGCGGCGAACGCAAAATCTATGCGCGCTGGAGTAGACATTGCTCGCGGGCGGGTCTAGCGTTTCTCTCGTAGACAGCAGTCGGCGATACCGGCCAGACACGAACTGGCCGGGGTTGTTGGACAGAAGTTCGCAGTTCGGTCCGGCAGTGGAGTTCCGAAGCCAGGCAGGTGCAGGACGGCGACGGGGCTGGCTGCCGGACCGGGCGGCCCGCAGGTATCAGGGGCCGCCACCAGCGGTACCGGTTGTGCGTAGTTCAGTGAGTGCAGTACAGGCAGTACGGAAATGACAGTGCAGTCCAGAGGATGAATGGAGGGCGCAAGCGCCATCAGGATCGCCCGGCCCGTGAACACTCGCCCGGGCGGACACCGCAGACCCCCACGCAAGGACGGTGGTTTCCGGTCACGCATACGCGATCCCCGCACACCCCGGCCTCCGGGGCAACGCGGAACCCAAGGACCGGCCCAGGCCGGTAGATGGTGTTGTACCCCTTCGGGGCCCCGGAGCCGACACGGCCGCCGGGGCCCCTCAATGCGTTCTCGCAGAACCAGGGGGGTTCAGTGACGACGCCCATCCCCCATTGGCGCCGGCCGCCTGCCGCATCGTCATCCCCGACCGAACGGGTAGGGGATGAACGACCCGGAAGTGACTTCCGGCGGGGAGGAGAGGTGTCCTACCGGGCGGCGTGGAACCAGCCTGCGCCGGTGAGGCGGGCCGTGCGGTGGGAGTGGCCGACCGGCGGTCGGGGGTGACCGGGGCGGCCTGCGGTGAGCACCTGCCGCTCACCGCGGGCCGGTCTCGTCGGCCTGGTGGGTGGATCAGGTGTCGGCTGCGGGTTCCTGCCCGGCGTCGCGGCGGAGCTGTTCGTTGATGCGCAGGGCTTCTTCGAGTTGGTCTTCGAGGATGATGATGCGGCAGGCGGCGTCGATGGGGGTGCCCTGGTCGACGAGGTCGCGGGCGCGCATGGCGATCCGTAGTTGATAGCGGGAGAAGCGGCGATGGCCGCCGTCGGAGCGCAGGGGTGTGATGAGG of the Kitasatospora sp. NBC_01246 genome contains:
- a CDS encoding helix-turn-helix domain-containing protein; this encodes MGRAAEMTGTTPGFLRALGDQGLITPLRSDGGHRRFSRYQLRIAMRARDLVDQGTPIDAACRIIILEDQLEEALRINEQLRRDAGQEPAADT